CACTTTCTTCTGGCCGAGTATAAACACCGCCAATTTCATTATAGGGAATCACATTTACTTTACAAGGCAATGATTGGAGCATTTCAATAAGACGGATTCCATCCTCCGGGGAATCATTTATTCCGCGAAGAAG
The Candidatus Neomarinimicrobiota bacterium DNA segment above includes these coding regions:
- a CDS encoding 23S rRNA (adenine(2503)-C(2))-methyltransferase RlmN, with the protein product LLRGINDSPEDGIRLIEMLQSLPCKVNVIPYNEIGGVYTRPEESVIHTFLKSLIDAPFTVTVRWSKGTDIDAGCGQLAIKEVA